One Oryza sativa Japonica Group chromosome 8, ASM3414082v1 DNA window includes the following coding sequences:
- the LOC4345970 gene encoding pseudouridine-5'-phosphate glycosidase isoform X2, whose protein sequence is MSPSSSSSSTGPMGVAVSPEVEAALARGGAVVALESTIICHGMPYPKNLQTAMEVEAVVRENGAVPATIAILNGVPHVGLSGEQLKSLAVSGRQFQKTARRDIAHVVASGGNGATTVSATMFFAHKVGIPIFVTGGIGGVHRNGEQTMDISSDLTELGKTPVTVISAGVKSILDIPRTLEYLETQGVTVAAYKTNEFPAFFTEVSGCKVPCRVDSPEECAKIIYANKNLHLGSGILIAVPIPKEHAASGNAIESAIQKALKEAEDKNIIGNAITPFMLDRVKVLTGRSSLEANIALVKNNALVGAKIAVALSDLHQRVTNRFRRSAL, encoded by the exons atgtcgccgtcgtcgtcgtcgtcgagcacgGGGCCGATGGGGGTGGCGGTGTCGCCGGAGGTGGAAGCGGcgctggcgcgcggcggcgcggtcgtcGCCCTCGAGTCCACCATCATCTGCCACG GTATGCCCTACCCGAAGAATCTCCAGACCGCCATGGAGGTGGAGGCCGTCGTGAGGGAGAACGGGGCGGTTCCTGCCACCATAGCCATTCTGAACGGCGTGCCACATGTTG GCCTTAGCGGCGAGCAATTGAAGAGCTTGGCTGTAAGTGGAAGACAGTTTCAGAAGACGGCTAGAAGGGATATTGCACATGTT GTGGCCTCTGGTGGTAATGGTGCAACAACAGTTTCTGCCACTATGTTTTTCGCTCATAAG GTTGGCATACCAATTTTCGTAACTGGAGGGATTGGAGGTGTTCATAGAAATGGTGAACAGA CCATGGACATCTCCTCAGACTTAACTGAACTTGGAAAGACTCCTGTCACTGTTATTTCAGCTGGTGTGAAATCTATTTTGGACATACCACGGACACTTGAGTACTTG GAAACTCAAGGAGTAACGGTTGCTGCTTACAAAACCAATGAATTTCCTGCTTTCTTTACAGAAGTCAGCGGATGTAAG GTGCCATGTCGCGTTGATTCTCCCGAAGAGTGTGCCAAGATAATAT ATGCAAACAAGAATTTACATCTAGGATCTGGGATTTTGATTGCTGTGCCGATTCCCAAGGAACATGCAGCTTCAGGAAATGCTATAGAGTCTGCAATACAGAAAGCCCTCAAGGAAGCAGA ggataaaaatataataggCAACGCGATCACTCCCTTCATGCTTGACAGAGTGAAAGTACTAACTGGACGATCTTCGCTAGAAGCCA ATATTGCGCTTGTAAAGAACAATGCTCTTGTTGGTGCTAAAATTGCTGTGGCCCTTTCTGATCTTCACCAGAGAGTAACAAACA GATTTCGGAGGTCTGCCTTATAG
- the LOC4345970 gene encoding pseudouridine-5'-phosphate glycosidase isoform X1, with amino-acid sequence MSPSSSSSSTGPMGVAVSPEVEAALARGGAVVALESTIICHGMPYPKNLQTAMEVEAVVRENGAVPATIAILNGVPHVGLSGEQLKSLAVSGRQFQKTARRDIAHVVASGGNGATTVSATMFFAHKVGIPIFVTGGIGGVHRNGEQTMDISSDLTELGKTPVTVISAGVKSILDIPRTLEYLETQGVTVAAYKTNEFPAFFTEVSGCKVPCRVDSPEECAKIIYANKNLHLGSGILIAVPIPKEHAASGNAIESAIQKALKEAEYCPYSQPPALSLYLFCVFVILTEMISNDFLCCFRDKNIIGNAITPFMLDRVKVLTGRSSLEANIALVKNNALVGAKIAVALSDLHQRVTNRFRRSAL; translated from the exons atgtcgccgtcgtcgtcgtcgtcgagcacgGGGCCGATGGGGGTGGCGGTGTCGCCGGAGGTGGAAGCGGcgctggcgcgcggcggcgcggtcgtcGCCCTCGAGTCCACCATCATCTGCCACG GTATGCCCTACCCGAAGAATCTCCAGACCGCCATGGAGGTGGAGGCCGTCGTGAGGGAGAACGGGGCGGTTCCTGCCACCATAGCCATTCTGAACGGCGTGCCACATGTTG GCCTTAGCGGCGAGCAATTGAAGAGCTTGGCTGTAAGTGGAAGACAGTTTCAGAAGACGGCTAGAAGGGATATTGCACATGTT GTGGCCTCTGGTGGTAATGGTGCAACAACAGTTTCTGCCACTATGTTTTTCGCTCATAAG GTTGGCATACCAATTTTCGTAACTGGAGGGATTGGAGGTGTTCATAGAAATGGTGAACAGA CCATGGACATCTCCTCAGACTTAACTGAACTTGGAAAGACTCCTGTCACTGTTATTTCAGCTGGTGTGAAATCTATTTTGGACATACCACGGACACTTGAGTACTTG GAAACTCAAGGAGTAACGGTTGCTGCTTACAAAACCAATGAATTTCCTGCTTTCTTTACAGAAGTCAGCGGATGTAAG GTGCCATGTCGCGTTGATTCTCCCGAAGAGTGTGCCAAGATAATAT ATGCAAACAAGAATTTACATCTAGGATCTGGGATTTTGATTGCTGTGCCGATTCCCAAGGAACATGCAGCTTCAGGAAATGCTATAGAGTCTGCAATACAGAAAGCCCTCAAGGAAGCAGAGTATTGTCCTTACTCCCAACCTCCTGCTCTCTCACTTTATCTTTTCTGTGTATTTGTGATACTAACAGAAATGATATCTAATGACTTTCTATGTTGTTTCagggataaaaatataataggCAACGCGATCACTCCCTTCATGCTTGACAGAGTGAAAGTACTAACTGGACGATCTTCGCTAGAAGCCA ATATTGCGCTTGTAAAGAACAATGCTCTTGTTGGTGCTAAAATTGCTGTGGCCCTTTCTGATCTTCACCAGAGAGTAACAAACA GATTTCGGAGGTCTGCCTTATAG
- the LOC4345971 gene encoding thylakoid lumenal 19 kDa protein, chloroplastic, with product MAMLLASLLSPSPLPTTTTSSTSPRAVRLAPAKPLAATLAAVAAAGLLALSPATAAAAAAGEAEFKVYYGTAASAANYGGYGGNASKKDAAEYVYEVPEGWKERLVSKVEKGTNGTDSEFFNPRKRSEREYLTFLAGFRALAPVGAVLDNLALSDVGLQDQIASADGVLSTERRDGGGQLYYEYEIAGAGAHSLISVTCARNKLYAHFVTAPNPEWSRDEAVLRRLHQSFKTVDPARPPPASS from the coding sequence ATGGCCATgctcctcgcctccctcctctccccttcccctcttcccaccaccaccacctcttccACGTCGCCGAGGGCTGTCAGGCTCGCGCCGGCGAAGCCGCTCGCCGCCACTCTCGcagcggtggccgcggcggggcTCCTGGCGCTGTccccggccacggcggcggcggcggcggccggggaggcgGAGTTCAAGGTGTACtacggcacggcggcgagcgcggcgaacTACGGCGGGTACGGCGGGAACGCGAGCAAGAAGGACGCGGCGGAGTACGTGTACGAGGTGCCGGAGGGGTGGAAGGAGAGGCTGGTGTCCAAGGTGGAGAAGGGCACCAACGGCACGGACAGCGAGTTCTTCAACCCGCGGAAGCGGTCGGAGCGGGAGTACCTCACGTTCCTCGCCGGGTTCCGGGCGCTGGCGCCGGTGGGCGCCGTGCTCGACAACCTCGCGCTCTCCGACGTCGGGCTCCAGGACCAGATCGCGTCGGCGGACGGCGTGCTGTCGACGGAGCGGAgggacggcggcgggcagcTCTACTACGAGTACgagatcgccggcgccggcgcgcacAGCCTCATCTCCGTGACGTGCGCGCGGAACAAGCTGTACGCGCACTTCGTGACGGCGCCCAACCCGGAGTGGAGCCGCGACGAGGCCGTCCTCCGCCGGCTGCACCAGTCGTTCAAGACCGTCGACCCCGCCAGACCGCCGCCGGCTAGCTCCTAG
- the LOC4345972 gene encoding nuclear localization sequence-binding protein isoform X1 gives MEAEDAAGGGGDGGRYFKADLTGAGVVQLSERVREKLREFVDDYTNNTLVEYVILLLEGGKRKDEAIKELDVFLGKDSRAFISWLWDHLSVNLHLYVQTQEQLQVDNKDDEAPNELPGEQKSSELQLRSKDQTHPECVSEPSTTRSRTKRDWKGIGREGNENFPLRSVLKDILHGEEKRSQKVNEIRHPPSSNQRNGRKRDRDDEPQQIKRDLPLRRDVGASCRLLKFAVRDAVKAVQQTSSSTEPSSKRLRSVVSTSSADSLHGKRIETSTEGHLYDKKPERTRQILQVPGAALALRAAAEAAADSTKVRSTGSVFSRLGQGNAVNQTPRSREQQRDYEDFKPATTADDHDSDRYDNDDEISGDITLEDGEAEMNVDSTSDDDVSRDDGITRYGSSDSQVAAYPSVVEKKDVFVKCSVEPETSTMRHSNLIKEEQPGSLSVISMSKTVVVPVNANNLEPSNYETPKDVHVVEKTDITPMNATVTSLTSNIKELAHGEVQKDSQRSAIASSVTSSYSTAHPTEDADSRTLYVSNVHFGATKDALSRHFNKFGAVLKVVIVTNAATGQPTGSAYVEFLHKESAERALSLNGTSFMARILKVVRRSSHEAAHFYGWPGGGRTSMYARHGRMAYPRGGLPGSTFRGRAPMIAGARSLQWKREPSVTDSNTGATVALPSAEQVLPPAT, from the exons ATGGAGGCGGAggatgccgccggcggcggcggcgacggaggccggtACTTCAAGGccgacctcaccggcgccggcgtcgtccaGCTCAGCGAGCGCGTGCGGGAGAAGCTGCGGGAGTTCGTGGACGACTACACCAACAACACCCTCGTg GAGTACGTCATTTTGTTGCTCGAAGGTGGAAAGCGCAAAGATGAGGCCATCAAGGAGCTTGATGTATTTCTGGGAAAGGATAGTCGCGCCTTTATTTCCTG GTTGTGGGATCATTTATCTGTAAATTTGCACCTTTATGTGCAAACACAAGAACAACTGCAGGTGGATAATAAGGATGACGAAGCCCCAAATGAACTACCTGGAGAACAGAAATCGTCAGAGTTGCAGTTGAGAAGCAAAGATCAAACTCATCCTGAGTGTGTAAGTGAACCCAGTACAACCAGAAGTCGGACTAAAAGGGATTGGAAAGGAATTGGTCGGGAGGGTAATGAAAACTTTCCACTTAGAAGTGTACTGAAGGATATTTTGCATGGTGAGGAGAAAAGGTCGCAAAAGGTTAATGAAATACGACATCCCCCATCGTCTAATCAACGGAATGGCAGAAAGCGTGACAGGGATGACGAACCGCAACAAATAAAG AGAGACTTGCCTTTGCGCCGTGACGTTGGTGCCTCCTGCCGTCTTCTAAAGTTTGCTGTTCGAGATGCTGTGAAAGCTGTACAGCAAACCAGCAGCTCTACGGAACCATCTTCTAAGCGCCTACGTTCTGTGGTTTCCACATCATCTGCAGACAGCCTGCATGGTAAAAGAATAGAAACATCTACAGAGGGCCACCTGTATGACAAAAAGCCAGAAAGAACTAGGCAAATTCTTCAAGTACCTGGAGCTGCTTTAGCTCTCAGAGCTGCCGCAGAGGCTGCTGCAGATTCTACCAAAGTTAGATCTACTGGAAGCGTGTTTAGTCGATTAGGCCAAGGGAATGCTGTGAATCAGACACCCCGTTCTCGTGAACAGCAGAGAGATTACGAAGATTTCAAACCAGCTACAACTGCAGATGATCATGATTCTGATCGATACGATAATGATGATGAGATATCCGGAGACATAACATTAGAAGATGGGGAAGCTGAAATGAATGTTGATTCTACATCTGATGATGATGTTAGCAGAGATGATGGAATCACTAGATATGGAAGTTCCGATTCACAAGTAGCTGCTTACCCTTCagttgtggagaagaaagatgtTTTCGTGAAATGCAGTGTTGAACCAGAGACCAGTACAATGAGGCATTCAAACTTGATTAAGGAGGAGCAACCAGGTTCTTTGTCAGTAATAAGTATGAGCAAAACTGTGGTTGTCCCAGTTAATGCCAACAATCTGGAACCTTCCAATTATGAGACACCAAAAGATGTTCATGTTGTAGAGAAAACGGACATTACACCCATGAATGCTACTGTTACCTCTCTGACTAGTAATATCAAA GAACTAGCTCATGGAGAAGTCCAAAAGGATTCACAGCGATCTGCAATTGCATCATCTG TTACGAGTTCATATAGCACTGCACACCCAACTGAGGACGCAGACTCTAGAACCCTCTATGTTAGCAAT GTTCATTTTGGTGCCACCAAGGACGCGCTATCTCGCCATTTCAACAAGTTTGGTGCGGTGCTCAAAGTAGTTATTGTTACTAATGCAGCAACAGGGCAGCCAACAGG ATCTGCTTACGTAGAATTTTTACATAAAGAATCAGCTGAACGTGCTCTTTCATTGAATGGAACATCATTCATGGCACGCATCCTCAAG GTTGTCAGGCGAAGTTCTCATGAAGCTGCACATTTTTATGGTTGGCCTGGTGGTGGGCGAACATCAATGTATGCCAGGCATGGTAGAATGGCATACCCAAGGGGTGGCCTCCCTGGTAGCACCTTCAGAGGGCGTGCTCCAATGATAGCTGGTGCTAGAAGTTTACAATGGAAACGGGAGCCTTCAGTTACTGATTCAAATACAGGTGCAACCGTGGCACTGCCTTCTGCTGAACAGGTGCTTCCTCCTGCCACATAG
- the LOC4345972 gene encoding uncharacterized protein isoform X2 — MEAEDAAGGGGDGGRYFKADLTGAGVVQLSERVREKLREFVDDYTNNTLVEYVILLLEGGKRKDEAIKELDVFLGKDSRAFISWLWDHLSVNLHLYVQTQEQLQVDNKDDEAPNELPGEQKSSELQLRSKDQTHPECVSEPSTTRSRTKRDWKGIGREGNENFPLRSVLKDILHGEEKRSQKVNEIRHPPSSNQRNGRKRDRDDEPQQIKRDLPLRRDVGASCRLLKFAVRDAVKAVQQTSSSTEPSSKRLRSVVSTSSADSLHGKRIETSTEGHLYDKKPERTRQILQVPGAALALRAAAEAAADSTKVRSTGSVFSRLGQGNAVNQTPRSREQQRDYEDFKPATTADDHDSDRYDNDDEISGDITLEDGEAEMNVDSTSDDDVSRDDGITRYGSSDSQVAAYPSVVEKKDVFVKCSVEPETSTMRHSNLIKEEQPGSLSVISMSKTVVVPVNANNLEPSNYETPKDVHVVEKTDITPMNATVTSLTSNIKELAHGEVQKDSQRSAIASSVTSSYSTAHPTEDADSRTLYVSNVHFGATKDALSRHFNKFGAVLKVVIVTNAATGQPTGLSGEVLMKLHIFMVGLVVGEHQCMPGMVEWHTQGVASLVAPSEGVLQ; from the exons ATGGAGGCGGAggatgccgccggcggcggcggcgacggaggccggtACTTCAAGGccgacctcaccggcgccggcgtcgtccaGCTCAGCGAGCGCGTGCGGGAGAAGCTGCGGGAGTTCGTGGACGACTACACCAACAACACCCTCGTg GAGTACGTCATTTTGTTGCTCGAAGGTGGAAAGCGCAAAGATGAGGCCATCAAGGAGCTTGATGTATTTCTGGGAAAGGATAGTCGCGCCTTTATTTCCTG GTTGTGGGATCATTTATCTGTAAATTTGCACCTTTATGTGCAAACACAAGAACAACTGCAGGTGGATAATAAGGATGACGAAGCCCCAAATGAACTACCTGGAGAACAGAAATCGTCAGAGTTGCAGTTGAGAAGCAAAGATCAAACTCATCCTGAGTGTGTAAGTGAACCCAGTACAACCAGAAGTCGGACTAAAAGGGATTGGAAAGGAATTGGTCGGGAGGGTAATGAAAACTTTCCACTTAGAAGTGTACTGAAGGATATTTTGCATGGTGAGGAGAAAAGGTCGCAAAAGGTTAATGAAATACGACATCCCCCATCGTCTAATCAACGGAATGGCAGAAAGCGTGACAGGGATGACGAACCGCAACAAATAAAG AGAGACTTGCCTTTGCGCCGTGACGTTGGTGCCTCCTGCCGTCTTCTAAAGTTTGCTGTTCGAGATGCTGTGAAAGCTGTACAGCAAACCAGCAGCTCTACGGAACCATCTTCTAAGCGCCTACGTTCTGTGGTTTCCACATCATCTGCAGACAGCCTGCATGGTAAAAGAATAGAAACATCTACAGAGGGCCACCTGTATGACAAAAAGCCAGAAAGAACTAGGCAAATTCTTCAAGTACCTGGAGCTGCTTTAGCTCTCAGAGCTGCCGCAGAGGCTGCTGCAGATTCTACCAAAGTTAGATCTACTGGAAGCGTGTTTAGTCGATTAGGCCAAGGGAATGCTGTGAATCAGACACCCCGTTCTCGTGAACAGCAGAGAGATTACGAAGATTTCAAACCAGCTACAACTGCAGATGATCATGATTCTGATCGATACGATAATGATGATGAGATATCCGGAGACATAACATTAGAAGATGGGGAAGCTGAAATGAATGTTGATTCTACATCTGATGATGATGTTAGCAGAGATGATGGAATCACTAGATATGGAAGTTCCGATTCACAAGTAGCTGCTTACCCTTCagttgtggagaagaaagatgtTTTCGTGAAATGCAGTGTTGAACCAGAGACCAGTACAATGAGGCATTCAAACTTGATTAAGGAGGAGCAACCAGGTTCTTTGTCAGTAATAAGTATGAGCAAAACTGTGGTTGTCCCAGTTAATGCCAACAATCTGGAACCTTCCAATTATGAGACACCAAAAGATGTTCATGTTGTAGAGAAAACGGACATTACACCCATGAATGCTACTGTTACCTCTCTGACTAGTAATATCAAA GAACTAGCTCATGGAGAAGTCCAAAAGGATTCACAGCGATCTGCAATTGCATCATCTG TTACGAGTTCATATAGCACTGCACACCCAACTGAGGACGCAGACTCTAGAACCCTCTATGTTAGCAAT GTTCATTTTGGTGCCACCAAGGACGCGCTATCTCGCCATTTCAACAAGTTTGGTGCGGTGCTCAAAGTAGTTATTGTTACTAATGCAGCAACAGGGCAGCCAACAGG GTTGTCAGGCGAAGTTCTCATGAAGCTGCACATTTTTATGGTTGGCCTGGTGGTGGGCGAACATCAATGTATGCCAGGCATGGTAGAATGGCATACCCAAGGGGTGGCCTCCCTGGTAGCACCTTCAGAGGGCGTGCTCCAATGA
- the LOC4345973 gene encoding zinc finger A20 and AN1 domain-containing stress-associated protein 11: MAQREKKVEEPTELRAPEMTLCANSCGFPGNPATNNLCQNCFLAASASSSSSSAAASPSTTSLPVFPVVEKPRQAVQSSAAAAVALVVERPTAGPVESSSKASRSSSVNRCHSCRRRVGLTGFRCRCGELYCGAHRYSDRHDCSFDYKSAARDAIARENPVVRAAKIVRF, encoded by the coding sequence ATGGCGCAGAGGGAGAAGAAGGTGGAGGAGCCGACGGAGCTGAGGGCGCCGGAGATGACGCTCTGCGCCAACAGCTGCGGGTTCCCGGGCAACCCGGCGACCAACAACCTCTGCCAGAACTGCTTCTTGGCTGCCTcggcgtcttcttcttcttcttccgccgctgcctcgccgtcgacgacgtcgtTGCCGGTGTTTCCGGTGGTGGAGAAGCCGAGGCAGGCCGTacagtcgtcggcggcggcggcggtggcgctggtggttgagcggccgacggcggggCCGGTGGAGTCGTCGTCGAAggcgtcgaggtcgtcgtcggtCAACCGATGCCACAGCTGCCGGAGGCGGGTGGGCCTGACCGGGTTCCGGTGCCGCTGCGGCGAGCTCTACTGCGGCGCGCACCGGTACTCCGACCGCCACGACTGCAGCTTCGACTACAagtcggcggcgagggacgCCATCGCCAGGGAGAACCCCGTCGTCCGCGCCGCCAAGATCGTTAGGTTCTAA